The following DNA comes from Salvelinus namaycush isolate Seneca unplaced genomic scaffold, SaNama_1.0 Scaffold3701, whole genome shotgun sequence.
aacagagggaggtgatgactgctgggtagcgaccaccaggactgaaaacacacacacagagggaaggtgatgactgctgggtagcgaccaccaggactaaaacacacacaacagagggaggtgatgactgctgggtagcgaccaccaggactaaaacacacacaacagagggaggtgatgactgctgggtagcgaccaccaggactaaaacacacacaacagagggaggtgatgactgctgggtagcgaccaccaggactaaaacacacacaacagagggaggtgatgactgctgggtagcgaccaccaggactaaaacacacacaacagagggaGGTGATGACTGCTGGGTAGCAACCACCAGGACTGAAACACACTTCTGTTCTGTTGCCAGCAACAATCAACACCGCCAGATCAGTGGAAACACAAAATgcatgcttctgtgtgtgtgtgtgtgtgtgaaagagtgagtgtgtgagatTTACATCTCATGCCCTCTAAGGTCCAAAaaagttttgtgtgtgtgtgtgtgtgtgtgtgtgtgtgtgtgtgtgtgtgtgtgtgtgtcacggaaCCGTAGTGAGGGAAGGATCAGTCCGAGCCAGAGTcacacagagcagcagcagcagtagaataTTGTTCATGTCTCTGACGCGGCCAGCCAGCCACCGGGGGGAGAGCTGATCCTTTCAGCCCAGCGCCCCACATCACCCTGGTTTCTCTATCAACGCCCTGTCTGGCCCGGCGCCCCACATCACCCTGGTCCATCTATCAACACCCTGTCTGGCCCGGCGCCCCACATCACCCTGGTCCCTCTATCAACACCCTGTCTGGCCCTGCGCCCCACATCACCCTGGTCTCTCTATCAACACCCTGTCTGGCCCGGCGCCCCACGTCACCCTGGTCCCTCTATCAACACCCTGTCTGGCCCGGCGCCCCACATCACCCTGGTCCCTCTATCAACACCCTGTCTGGCCCGGCGCCCCACGTCACCCTGGTCCCTCTATCAACACCCTGTCTGGCCCTGCGCCCCACATCACCCTGGTCCCTCTATCAACACCCTGTCTGGCCCGGCGCCCCACATCACCCTGGTCCCTCTATCAACACCCTGTCTGGCCCGGCGCCCCACATCACTCACCTCTATCAACGACCTGTCTGGCCCTGCGCCCCACATCACCCTGGTCCCTCTATCAACACCCTGTCTGGCCCGGCGCCCCACATCACCCTGGTCCCTCTATCAACACCCTGTCTGGCCCGGCGCCCCACATCACTCACCTCTATCAACGACCTGTCTGGCCCTGCGCCCCACATCACCCTGGTCCCTCTATCAACACCCTGTCTGGCCCGGCGCCCCACATCACCCTGGTCCCTCTATCAACACCCTGTCTGGCCCGGCGCCCCACATCACCCTGGTCCCTCTATCAACGCCCTGTCTGGCCTGGCGCCCCACATCACCCTGGTCCCTCTATCAACACCCTGTCTGGCCCGGCGCCCCACATCACCCTGGTCCCTCTATCAACGCCCTGTCTGGCCTGGCGCCCCACATCACCCTGGTCCCTCTATCAACACCCTGTCTGGCCCGGCGCCCCACATCACCCTGGTCCCTCTATCAACACCCTGTCTGGCCTGGCGCCCCACATCACCCTGGTCCCTCTATCAACACCCTGTCTGGCCCGGCGCCCCACATCACCCTGATCCCTCAATCAACGCCCTGTCTGGCCTGGCGCCCCACATCACCCTGGTCCCTCTATCAACACCCTGTCTGGCCTGGCGCCCCACATCACCCTGGTCCCTCTATCAACACCCTGTCTGGCCTGGCGCCCCACATCACCCTGGTCCCTCTATCAACACCCTGTCTGGCCCGGCGCCCCACATCACCCTGATCCCTCAATCAACGCCCTGTCTGGCCTGGCGCCCCACATCACCCTGGTCCCTCTATCAACACCCTGTCTGGCCTGGCGCCCCACATCACCCACCTCAATCAACGCCCTGTCTGGCCTGGCGCCCCACATCACCCTGGTCCCTCTATCAACGCCCTGTCTGGCCTGGCGCCCCACATCACCCTGGTCCCTCTATCAACGCCCTGTCTGGCCTGGCGCCCCACATCACTCACCTCTATCAACGACCTGTCTGGCCCTGCGCCCCACATCACCCTGGTCCCTCTATCAACACCCTGTCTGGCCCGGCGCCCCACATCACCCTGGTCCCTCTATCAACGCCCTGTCTGGCCTGGCGCCCCACATCACCCTGGTCCCTCTATCAACACCCTGTCTGGCCCGGCGCCCCACATCACCCTGGTCCCTCTATCAACGCCCTGTCTGACCCGGCGCCCCACATCACCCTGGTCCCTCTATCAACGCCCTGTCTGGCCTGGCGCCCCACATCACCCTGGTCCCTCTATCAACACCCTGTCTGGCCCGGCGCCCCACATCACCCTGGTCCCTCTATCAACACCCTGTCTGGCCTGGCGCCCCACATCACCCTGGTCCCTCTATCAACACCCTGTCTGGCCCGGCGCCCCACATCACCCTGGTCCCTCTATCAACGCCCTGTCTGGCCTGGCGCCCCACATCACCCTGGTCCCTCTATCAACGCCCTGTCTGGCCTGGCGCCCCACATCACCCTGGTCCCTCTATCAACGCCCTGTCTGGCCTGGCGCCCCACATCACCCACCTCTCTCAACACCCTGTCTGGCCTGgcgccatgttgttgtcatgtggtgttgctaccatgctgttgtcatgtggtgttgctaccatgctgttgtcatgtggtgttgctaccatgctgttgtcatgtggtgttgctaccatgctgttgtcatgttgtgttgctgccatgttgttgtcatgtgttgctaccatgctgttgtcatgttgtgctgctaccatgttgttgtcatgtgttgctaccatgttgttgtcatgtgttgctgccatgttgttgtcatgtgttgctaccatgttgttgtcatgttgtgttgctaccatgttgttgtcatgttgtgctgctaccatgttgttgtcatgttgtgttgctaccatgttgttgtcatgttgtgttgctaccatgttgttgtcatgttgtgttgctaccatgttgttgtcatgttgtgttgctaccatgttgttgtcatgtgttgctaccatgttgttgtcatgtgttgctaccatgttgtgctgtcatgttgtgttgctaccatgttgttgtcatgttgtgctgctaccatgttgttgtcatgtgttgctgccatgttgttgtcatgtgttgctaccatgttgttgttatgttgtgttactaccatgctgttgtcatgttgtgttactaccatgttgttgtcatgttgtgctgctaccatgttgttgtcatgtgttgctaccatgttgttgtcatgttgtgttactaccatgctgttgtcatgtgttgctaccatgctgttgtcatgttgtgttactaccatgctgttgtcatgtgttactaccatgttgttgtcatgtgttgctaccatgttgttgtcatgtgttgctaccatgctgttgtcatgttgtgttactaccatgctgttgtcatgtggtgttgctaccatgttgttgtcatgttgtgttgctaccatgctgttgtcatgttgtgttgctaccatgctgttgtcatgttgtgttgctaccatgttgttgtcatgttgtgttgctaccatgttgtgttgctaccatgttgttgtcatgttgtgttgctaccatgttgttgtcatgttgtgttgttaccatgctgttgtcatgtgttgctgccatgttgttgtcatgtgttgctaccatgttgttgtcatgttgtgcttctaccatgttgttgtcatgttgtgctgctaccatgttgttgtcatgtgttactaccatgttgttgtcatgtgttgctaccatgttgttgtcatgtgttgctaccatgctgttgtcatgttgtgttactaccatgctgttgtcatgttgtgttactaccatgctgttgtcatgttgtgttgctaccatgttgtgctgctaccatgttgttgtcatgtggtgttgctaccatgttgttgtcatgttgtgctgctaccatgctgttgtcatgtggtgttgctaccatgttgttgtcatgttgtgttgctaccatgctgttgtcatgttgtgttgctaccatgttgttgtcatgttgtgttgctaccatgctgttgtcatgttgtgttgctaccatgttgttgtcatgttgtgttgctaccatgttgttgtcatgtgttgctaccatgctgttgtcatgttgtgttactaccatgctgttgtcatgttgtgttgctaccatgctgttgtcatgttgtgttgctaccatgttgtgttgctaccatgttgttgtcatgttgtgttgctaccatgttgtgttgctaccatgttgttgtcatgttgtgttgctaccatgttgttgtcatgttgtgttgctaccatgctgttgtcatgtgttgctaccatgctgttgtcatgttgtgctgctaccatgttgttgtcatgttgtgctgctaccatgttgttgtcatgttgtgtttctatcatgttgttgtcatgttgtgttgctaccatgctgttgtcatgttgtgttgctaccatgttgttgtcatgttgtgtttctatcatgttgttgtcatgttgtgttgctaccatgctgttgtcatgttgtgttgctaccatgttgttgtcatgttgtgctgctaccatgttgttgtcatgttgtgtttctatcatgttgttgtcatgttgtgttgctaccatgctgttgtcatgttgtgttgctaccatgttgttgtcatgttgtgctgctaccatgttgttgtcatgttgtgtttctatcatgttgttgtcatgttgtgttgctaccatgctgttgtcatgttgtgttgctaccatgttgttgtcatgttgtgctgctaccatgttgtgttgctaccatgttgttgtcatgttgtgctgctaccatgttgtgttgctaccatgttgttgtcatgtgttgctaccatgttgttgtcatgtgttgctaccatgctgttgtcatgtgttgctaccatgctgttgtcatgtgttgctaccatgctgttgtcatgtgttgctaccatgctgttgtcatgtgttgctaccatgctgttgtcatgtgttgctaccatgctgttgtcatgtgttgctaccatgttgttgtcatgttgtgttgctaccatgttgtcatgttgtgttgctaccatgttgttgtcatgttgtgttgctaccatgttgtgttgctaccatgttgtcatgttgtgttgctaccatgttgtgttgctaccatgttgttgtcatgttgtgttgctaccatgctgttgtcatgttgtgttgctgccttgctgtgttgttgtcttaggtctctctttatgtagtgttgtgttgtctctctcgtcgggatgtgtgttttgtcctatttttatatgttcttatttattttttaatcccaAACCCCCgttcccgcaggaggccttttgccttttcgtaggccgtcattgtaaataagaatgtgttcttaaatgacttgtctagttaaataaaggtgaaataaaatgggcaaaacgagtgacctaggCGACTTTCgagagcgtggtatgatcgtcggtacgccagatccagtatctcagaaacggccatCCTCCTGGGCTTTCCACACACaacagtctctagagtttacagagaacgGTGCCACAAACACATCCAGTCACCGGAGtcgagaggtcgaaggagaaaaATCCTGCGAGCTAACAGGTCGGAccacaaaacagacaaataacgtcACAGTCCGACTCTCATCTCTGAGCGCACAACTCGTGGATCCCTGTTACTGattggctattgcagcagacgaccacaccgggttccactcctatcagctaaaaacaggAAGCAGCGGCTCCAGTGGCCACGACATCATcaacactggacaactgaggagtggaaaaacatagTCTGGAACATGACAGGGAGTTCAGTTTACTAGAGTGTCCTGGTCAGTCCCCCAGACCTGGTCAGTCCCCCAGACCTGGTCAGTCCCCCAGACCtggtcagtccccagacctgGTCAGTCCCCCAGACCTGGTCAGTCGTCAGTCCCCCCCCAGACATGGCCAGTCGTCAGTCCCCCCGACCTGGTCAGTTCCCCAGACCTGGTCAGTCCTCCAGACCTGGTCAGTCCCCCCCCAGACCTGGTCAGTCCCCCCCCAGACCTGGTCAgtccccgccccccccccccccccccccccagacctgGTCAGTCCCCCCCCAGACCTGGTCGGTTCCCCCAGACCTGGTCAGTCCCCCAGACCTGGTCAGTCCTCCAGACCTGGTCAGTCCTCCAGACCTGGTCAGTCCTCCAGACCTGGTCAGTCCTCCAGACCTGGTCAGTCCTCAGTCCCCAGACCTGGTCAGTCCCCCCCAGACCTGGTCAGTCCCCCCCagacctggtcagtccctggtcAGTCCCCTCCAGACCTGGTCAGTCCCCCCCAGACCCGGTCAGTCCCCAGACCTGGTCAGTCCTTAGACCTGGTCAGTCCCCCAGACCTGGTCAGTCCCCCAGACCTGGTCCGTCCCCAGACCTGGTCAGTCCCCCAGCAGGTCCTCCAGACCTGGTCAGTCCCCCAGACCTGGTCAGTCCCCCAGCAGGTCCTCCAGACCTGGTCAGTCCCCTCCAGACCTGGTCAGTCCCCCAGACCTGGTCAGTCCTCCAGACCTGGTCAGTCCCCCAGACCtggtcagtccccagacctgGTCAGTCCCCCAGCAGGTCCCCCAGACCTGGTCAGTCCCCCAGCAGGTCCTCCAGACCTGGTCAGTCCTccagacctcaaccctatagagcATAATGGGATGATATGGAACGGGCAGCATGAATGTACCACCATacaatctgcagcaactgtgtgatgccatcgcgtcagcatggaccaacatccctgtggaacgtttccgacaccttgtagaatacCCCGAAGAAGTCAGGATGTTCTGGATGCAAAGCGGGGGTCCAACCCGGTACTAGATGAGTGTACCCAATTAACTGACCGGCGAGCGAGTGAATATATGTGTGTTAAGGTACATATCTCTCACCTCCAGGATGTATTTCTGCAGGGAGGTGATGTCTCTCAGAGCTTCTGGATCTTGGTGAATCACTACCACCTCCTTTAGAGGATActacaacacaaaacaacaacaaccgttagtacacaacaacaacaaccgttagtacacaacaacaacaacaaccgttagtacacaacaacaacaacaaccgttagtacacaacacaacaacaaccgttagtacacaacacaacaacaaccgttagtacacaacacaacaacaaccgttagtacacaacacaacaacaaccgttagtacacaacacaacaacaaccgttagtacacaacacaacaacaaccgttagtacacaacacaacaacaaccgttagtacacaacacaacaacaaccgttagtacacaacacaacaacaaccgttagtacacaacacaacaacaaccgttagtacacaacacaacaacaaccgttagtacacaacacaacaacaaccgtTAGTACACAACAACAGACACTTCAAGGGATactacaacacaacaacaaccgtTAGTACACAACAACAACCGTTAGTACACAACAACAGACACTTCATGGGGTactacaacacaacaacaaccgtTAGTACACAACAACAACCGTTAGTACACAACAACAGACACTTCATGGGgtaccacaacacaacaacaaccaccatTAGTGTACTAGACACAACAAATACATACTACCACCTTCAGGGAGTACTACAATCAACAACATTAACGACAACAATCACACACACGTGGTACTATACAAAGACAACAACAAATGCTAGCTAagagaaaaaacacacacacagttgatgtCCTCTTACCTTAACGGGCAGAGTCCTGCGGTC
Coding sequences within:
- the LOC120040664 gene encoding basic proline-rich protein-like: PATGGRADPFSPAPHITLVSLSTPCLARRPTSPWSIYQHPVWPGAPHHPGPSINTLSGPAPHITLVSLSTPCLARRPTSPWSLYQHPVWPGAPHHPGPSINTLSGPAPHVTLVPLSTPCLALRPTSPWSLYQHPVWPGAPHHPGPSINTLSGPAPHITHLYQRPVWPCAPHHPGPSINTLSGPAPHITLVPLSTPCLARRPTSLTSINDLSGPAPHITLVPLSTPCLARRPTSPWSLYQHPVWPGAPHHPGPSINALSGLAPHITLVPLSTPCLARRPTSPWSLYQRPVWPGAPHHPGPSINTLSGPAPHITLVPLSTPCLAWRPTSPWSLYQHPVWPGAPHHPDPSINALSGLAPHITLVPLSTPCLAWRPTSPWSLYQHPVWPGAPHHPGPSINTLSGPAPHITLIPQSTPCLAWRPTSPWSLYQHPVWPGAPHHPPQSTPCLAWRPTSPWSLYQRPVWPGAPHHPGPSINALSGLAPHITHLYQRPVWPCAPHHPGPSINTLSGPAPHITLVPLSTPCLAWRPTSPWSLYQHPVWPGAPHHPGPSINALSDPAPHITLVPLSTPCLAWRPTSPWSLYQHPVWPGAPHHPGPSINTLSGLAPHITLVPLSTPCLARRPTSPWSLYQRPVWPGAPHHPGPSINALSGLAPHITLVPLSTPCLAWRPTSPTSLNTLSGLAPYLVSPPPDLVGSPRPGQSPRPGQSSRPGQSSRPGQSSRPGQSSRPGQSSVPRPGQSPPDLVSPPQTWSVPGQSPPDLVSPPQTRSVPRPGQSLDLVSPPDLVSPPDLVRPQTWSVPQQVLQTWSVPQTWSVPQQVLQTWSVPSRPGQSPRPGQSSRPGQSPRPGQSPDLVSPPAGPPDLVSPPAGPPDLVSPPDLNPIEHNGMIWNGQHECTTIQSAATV